In a genomic window of Methanogenium sp. S4BF:
- the purH gene encoding bifunctional phosphoribosylaminoimidazolecarboxamide formyltransferase/IMP cyclohydrolase, giving the protein MKTALLSVWDKTGIIELARFLSESDIAILSSGGTGKALAEAGIPFTEVSEYTGSPEMMDGRVKTLHPKIHGGLLGRRGKDEQVMAEQGIGPIDLLVVNLYPFEEMAKKDLSLPELIEFIDIGGPAMIRSAAKNFRDVAVVIDPSDYPAIMEEIKEGGLSEEDRLHLARKVFARTASYDAAISNYLYNIDREFPEIYSFQLKNGRELRYGENPHQKAAVYGTSGIAGQTPLQGKQMSYNNYLDADSATALLYEFDEPAAVIVKHNNPCGVATGDALLPAYLRARDVDPVSAYGSVVALNRMVEDDVAEELASTFVEVVIAPGYTDSAREIMKRKENMRVLILPEKETAPAVRSISGGALIQVSPESITDNWHVVSEREPTAGEFDAMKMAWKVCQHTKSNTIIFANSTATVGIGAGQMSRVDAAKIAVEKALSSLEGTSVASDAFLPFPDALEEAAKAGATALIQPGGSIRDQEVIDAANRLNIAMVFTGVRHFRH; this is encoded by the coding sequence ATGAAAACTGCACTTCTCTCTGTGTGGGACAAGACAGGAATTATTGAACTGGCCCGTTTCCTGTCTGAGTCCGACATTGCAATTCTGAGTTCGGGAGGGACCGGAAAGGCCCTTGCAGAAGCAGGGATTCCGTTTACGGAAGTATCTGAATATACCGGTTCTCCTGAGATGATGGACGGGAGAGTAAAAACGCTGCATCCAAAGATTCATGGCGGACTTCTGGGCAGGAGAGGGAAAGATGAACAGGTGATGGCTGAACAGGGAATCGGACCTATTGATCTCCTTGTTGTGAATCTCTATCCCTTTGAAGAGATGGCGAAAAAAGATCTCTCTCTCCCCGAACTGATTGAATTTATCGATATTGGCGGGCCTGCAATGATTCGTTCCGCTGCCAAGAATTTCCGGGATGTAGCAGTGGTCATTGATCCGTCGGATTACCCGGCAATCATGGAAGAAATAAAAGAAGGGGGCCTTTCAGAAGAAGACCGTCTCCACCTTGCACGGAAAGTCTTTGCGCGGACCGCTTCCTATGATGCGGCAATCTCTAATTATCTGTACAATATTGACCGCGAATTCCCGGAAATATACTCATTCCAGCTGAAAAACGGCCGTGAACTCCGGTATGGTGAGAATCCTCATCAGAAGGCGGCAGTCTACGGCACCAGCGGTATTGCGGGACAGACACCGCTTCAGGGCAAACAGATGTCGTATAACAACTACCTTGATGCAGATTCCGCAACGGCCCTTCTGTATGAATTTGATGAACCTGCGGCAGTCATTGTGAAGCATAACAATCCCTGTGGCGTTGCAACGGGAGACGCACTGCTTCCTGCATATCTCCGTGCCCGTGATGTGGACCCGGTCTCAGCATACGGATCTGTTGTAGCCTTGAACCGCATGGTGGAGGATGATGTCGCAGAAGAACTCGCGTCAACCTTTGTCGAGGTCGTCATTGCACCAGGCTATACTGATTCCGCACGGGAGATCATGAAGAGAAAAGAGAACATGCGTGTTCTGATATTACCGGAAAAAGAGACGGCACCTGCTGTTCGCTCCATCAGCGGCGGAGCTCTCATTCAGGTATCACCCGAATCCATAACCGACAACTGGCATGTTGTGAGCGAACGTGAACCAACTGCCGGAGAGTTTGATGCAATGAAGATGGCATGGAAGGTCTGTCAGCACACAAAAAGCAATACGATTATTTTTGCAAACTCCACTGCCACCGTTGGCATCGGGGCAGGTCAGATGAGTCGTGTTGATGCAGCAAAGATTGCTGTCGAAAAGGCACTTTCCTCCCTTGAAGGCACCTCTGTTGCCTCTGACGCGTTCCTGCCATTCCCTGATGCTCTGGAAGAAGCGGCAAAGGCAGGCGCGACAGCATTGATTCAGCCGGGCGGCTCCATTCGGGATCAGGAAGTGATTGATGCGGCAAACCGCCTCAATATTGCGATGGTATTTACCGGAGTCCGGCATTTCAGACATTAA
- the ilvB gene encoding biosynthetic-type acetolactate synthase large subunit translates to MKTGAKILIESLLHEGVDAIFGYPGGTVLPIYDELYDSSLRHILVRHEQAAVHAADGYARASGRVGVCLATSGPGACNLVTGIATAYMDSVPVVAITGQVPTTLLGNDAFQESDITGITLPITKHSYLVNNAGELGKIVHEAFYIAGTGRMGPVLIDIPKDVQTDVVADPETVPEKVSIRGYQPTVRGHPKQIEKAVSMISGASRPVIYAGGGVIASGGDAELMRFAETMMIPVTTTLMGLGAIPAHHPLNLGMLGMHGTQSANYAVTECDLLIAVGARFDDRVTGKLESFAPNAQVIHIDIDPAEIGKNKAVDLPIVGDVRQVLKEINLKLTEKRVQSPWNDRLAEWKSQSIQPPAVDTGLLTPQYIVRTLSDLLTDSGIIVTEVGQNQMWAAQHYSFTRPRQWITSGGLGTMGYGFPAAIGASIACPDKTVVDIAGDGSFQMNIQELATVVQYNIPVKIMILNNQYLGMVRQWQELFYDRRYSYTELPSVDFVGIAKAYGVPGICVTDPADVKDALRQSLTCDGPFLLDFRIEREENVMPMVPAGAAINEMILGDKR, encoded by the coding sequence ATGAAAACCGGGGCTAAAATACTTATTGAGAGCCTGCTGCACGAAGGGGTGGATGCCATTTTTGGATACCCCGGAGGCACTGTTCTGCCGATATATGACGAATTATATGATTCTTCACTCCGGCACATCCTTGTTCGCCATGAACAGGCAGCGGTACACGCTGCAGACGGATATGCACGGGCAAGCGGCAGAGTGGGTGTTTGCCTCGCCACCTCCGGACCAGGTGCCTGTAATCTGGTCACCGGAATTGCCACTGCCTATATGGATTCTGTACCGGTCGTGGCAATTACCGGGCAGGTCCCCACCACCCTTCTGGGAAATGATGCATTTCAGGAATCAGACATCACGGGGATCACTCTTCCGATCACGAAACACAGTTATCTCGTGAATAATGCGGGTGAACTCGGAAAGATTGTCCATGAAGCCTTCTACATCGCCGGCACCGGACGGATGGGCCCGGTCTTAATCGATATTCCCAAGGATGTACAGACTGATGTTGTTGCGGATCCGGAAACTGTGCCGGAGAAGGTTTCGATACGGGGGTATCAGCCGACGGTGCGGGGGCACCCGAAACAGATTGAAAAGGCTGTTAGTATGATATCCGGGGCTTCCCGCCCTGTTATCTATGCAGGAGGCGGTGTGATTGCATCCGGTGGCGATGCAGAGCTTATGCGTTTTGCAGAAACCATGATGATCCCGGTCACCACCACCCTGATGGGCCTTGGGGCTATTCCCGCCCATCATCCCCTGAACCTGGGAATGCTGGGGATGCATGGGACCCAGAGTGCAAACTATGCAGTGACCGAATGTGATCTCCTTATCGCGGTCGGTGCACGGTTTGATGACCGGGTCACCGGAAAACTCGAGTCATTTGCCCCCAATGCACAGGTTATCCATATCGATATCGATCCCGCTGAGATTGGTAAAAATAAGGCCGTGGACCTTCCGATTGTGGGAGATGTCAGGCAGGTCCTAAAAGAGATTAACCTGAAACTGACGGAAAAACGCGTTCAGAGTCCATGGAATGACCGGCTGGCAGAATGGAAGAGCCAATCCATACAGCCTCCGGCAGTTGATACCGGTCTTTTAACGCCTCAGTATATTGTCCGGACGCTCTCTGATCTGCTCACAGACTCCGGGATCATCGTGACTGAGGTTGGCCAGAATCAGATGTGGGCTGCACAGCATTATTCATTTACCCGTCCGCGCCAGTGGATTACGTCAGGCGGCCTGGGTACTATGGGATACGGATTCCCCGCAGCAATCGGCGCAAGTATTGCATGCCCTGATAAGACGGTTGTTGATATTGCAGGGGATGGCAGTTTCCAGATGAATATTCAGGAGCTTGCAACCGTTGTCCAGTATAATATTCCGGTAAAGATCATGATCCTGAATAACCAGTACCTCGGCATGGTCCGTCAGTGGCAGGAACTGTTCTATGACAGACGATATTCCTACACCGAACTGCCTTCGGTTGATTTTGTCGGTATTGCGAAGGCATACGGCGTGCCGGGGATCTGTGTCACGGACCCGGCCGATGTAAAGGATGCACTCCGGCAGTCACTCACCTGTGACGGGCCGTTTTTGCTTGACTTCAGAATTGAGCGGGAAGAGAATGTCATGCCGATGGTCCCGGCAGGCGCTGCCATCAATGAGATGATTTTGGGGGATAAAAGATGA
- a CDS encoding 2-isopropylmalate synthase has translation MVALFVDKPRFFDTTLRDGEQTPGVTLTPEQKMEIACALSDIGVHVIEAGSAAASEGELTAIRLISDAGLGTECCTYVRALAYDIDLAADAGADSVHLVVPVSDLHITEKMRKTREQVYAMAMSAVEYAKERGLVVELSGEDASRADQAFLAHLFTDGVAHGADRLCFCDTVGILTPEHTAEYIPPLTRIAPVSIHCHNDLGFALPNTITALKSGASCAHVTVNGLGERAGNTPFEEVVMSLEVLYGRDTGIKTERIYPLSTLVSRLTGIDLPANKAIVGSMAFTHESGIHAHGVLRNARTYEPVPPEMVGRTRRIVLGKHSGSASVEASLTELGYTATSEQLAAILTRVKKLGDEGKRVTDADLMAIADTVLQLVCTPVISMRQFTVVSGNRSIPTASVTMAVNGVEKTGAATGNGPVDAAIKALQDSVSGVADIRLEDYHVDAITGGADALVDVTVKLRKDGKVITSRGARTDIITASVEAVIAGMNRLMREENENRG, from the coding sequence GTGGTTGCTTTATTTGTCGATAAGCCCCGTTTTTTTGACACCACCCTGAGGGATGGTGAACAGACACCTGGTGTTACGCTGACTCCTGAACAAAAAATGGAGATTGCGTGTGCCCTGTCTGATATTGGAGTCCATGTTATAGAAGCAGGTTCAGCCGCAGCCTCGGAAGGGGAGCTTACTGCAATCCGGTTGATCTCTGATGCAGGTCTTGGCACTGAGTGCTGCACCTATGTGCGGGCACTTGCCTATGATATTGACCTCGCTGCAGACGCAGGTGCCGATTCCGTTCATCTTGTAGTTCCGGTAAGTGATCTGCATATAACAGAAAAGATGCGCAAGACCCGTGAACAGGTATATGCGATGGCGATGTCCGCTGTTGAGTATGCAAAGGAGCGGGGGCTTGTGGTTGAACTTTCCGGTGAGGACGCGTCCCGTGCAGATCAGGCATTTCTTGCCCATCTGTTTACCGATGGTGTTGCCCATGGAGCCGACCGGCTCTGCTTCTGTGATACTGTTGGTATTCTCACACCGGAACACACGGCAGAGTATATTCCTCCGTTAACCCGCATTGCACCGGTCAGTATCCACTGCCATAATGATCTCGGATTTGCACTCCCGAATACCATCACCGCACTAAAATCAGGTGCCTCGTGTGCGCATGTTACGGTGAATGGTCTTGGTGAGCGTGCAGGCAATACCCCCTTCGAAGAGGTGGTGATGTCGCTTGAAGTACTCTATGGAAGAGACACCGGCATAAAGACGGAACGGATATATCCCCTTTCGACACTGGTGTCACGCCTTACCGGGATTGATCTTCCGGCAAACAAGGCCATTGTCGGCTCCATGGCATTTACCCATGAAAGTGGAATTCATGCCCACGGAGTGCTCAGAAATGCACGAACGTATGAGCCCGTGCCGCCCGAGATGGTCGGAAGAACCCGAAGGATTGTCCTGGGAAAGCATTCCGGGAGTGCATCTGTTGAGGCGTCCCTGACAGAACTGGGCTATACGGCCACATCCGAACAGCTTGCAGCGATCCTGACACGGGTGAAAAAGCTGGGAGATGAAGGAAAGCGGGTTACGGATGCTGACCTGATGGCAATAGCAGATACCGTCCTGCAGCTGGTATGCACTCCGGTGATCAGTATGCGCCAGTTTACCGTTGTTTCCGGCAACCGGTCAATTCCTACTGCCTCGGTAACAATGGCAGTGAACGGAGTGGAGAAAACCGGTGCTGCCACAGGCAACGGGCCGGTTGATGCAGCCATTAAGGCATTGCAGGACTCGGTTTCCGGTGTTGCTGATATCCGGCTTGAGGATTACCATGTAGATGCGATTACCGGTGGTGCAGATGCACTGGTAGATGTAACTGTTAAATTAAGGAAAGACGGTAAAGTAATAACATCCCGGGGCGCGCGGACTGACATTATCACCGCGAGTGTTGAAGCAGTAATTGCCGGGATGAACCGATTAATGAGGGAAGAGAATGAAAACCGGGGCTAA
- the ilvN gene encoding acetolactate synthase small subunit yields the protein MKPHTISILVENRPGVLSRVAGLFTRRGFNIESLAVGTCEEPGMSRITAVVIADDEIIEQVKKQLNKLINVIKVSDITYIDHVAREIALIKVSAEPGTSRAEVMQLADNFRARIIDVGTRTVVLEVTGDTVKIDALEKLLHQYGIKELVRTGKIAMPRGSKTVSPRK from the coding sequence ATGAAACCGCATACGATCTCGATTCTGGTAGAGAACCGACCGGGTGTTCTCTCCCGTGTGGCCGGTCTTTTCACCCGCCGGGGTTTTAATATTGAAAGTCTTGCCGTCGGGACCTGCGAAGAGCCGGGAATGAGCAGAATTACTGCCGTCGTGATTGCAGACGATGAGATTATTGAGCAGGTGAAAAAGCAGCTGAATAAACTCATCAATGTTATTAAGGTGAGCGATATCACCTATATCGATCACGTGGCCCGGGAGATTGCGCTGATAAAGGTCTCAGCCGAACCCGGCACATCGCGTGCTGAGGTGATGCAGCTTGCAGATAATTTCCGTGCGCGTATTATTGATGTCGGGACACGGACTGTCGTTCTCGAAGTGACGGGTGACACAGTTAAGATTGACGCACTGGAGAAATTACTCCACCAGTATGGCATCAAAGAACTGGTGCGGACCGGAAAGATTGCCATGCCGCGCGGTTCAAAGACCGTTTCCCCCAGGAAATAA
- the dnaK gene encoding molecular chaperone DnaK, which yields MASEKILGIDLGTTNSCMSIMEGGKSIVIPNAEGGRTTPSVVAFSKEGERLVGNVAKRQAITNPGRTIISIKRDMGSNRKVKIDDKEYTPQEISAMILQKLKTDAEAYLGEKINKAVITVPAYFNDSQRQATKDAGKIAGLEVMRIINEPTASALAYGIDKEEEATVLVYDLGGGTFDVSVMTLGDGVFEVQATAGDNLLGGDDFDQCVINYLVDEFKKKEGIDLTKDPMAMQRLRDAAENAKKELSTVQKTNINLPYITTDAAGPKFLDIDLTRAKFEQLIGSLVDKTLGPVRQALDDAGLTANGIDHVLLVGGSTRVPLVQEKVKEILKKDADKGINPDECVALGAAIQGGVLTGEAKDIVLLDVTPLTLSIETMGGIATKLIERNTTIPTRKSQIFTTAADKQTSVEIHVVQGERALAKDNFTLGKFQLTGIPPAPRGIPQIEVTFDIDANGIINVSAKDLGSGNQQAITISGDRHLSDEEIDEMVNKAKEFEEEDKRKREEIEIRNNADTAIFSSEKLLKDSADKITDDEKKSVEDAVEKVKSALEGDDTETIKTETEALTEAVYAVTIRLYQEAAAEAQASGETGEPQASAPNDDSVVDADYEVHEDKKE from the coding sequence ATGGCATCAGAAAAAATTCTCGGAATTGACCTTGGTACAACAAACTCATGCATGTCAATCATGGAAGGCGGAAAATCAATCGTTATTCCAAATGCAGAAGGAGGACGGACAACACCGTCAGTTGTCGCATTCTCCAAAGAGGGAGAGCGCCTAGTTGGCAATGTCGCGAAACGGCAGGCAATCACAAACCCGGGACGGACCATCATCTCAATCAAACGTGACATGGGGTCTAACCGGAAAGTAAAGATTGATGACAAGGAGTACACACCACAGGAGATATCAGCAATGATTCTTCAGAAACTGAAGACAGACGCTGAAGCATACCTTGGTGAGAAAATTAACAAGGCAGTCATCACCGTGCCTGCATACTTCAATGATTCCCAGCGCCAGGCGACCAAAGACGCAGGGAAAATTGCCGGCCTTGAAGTAATGCGTATCATCAATGAACCAACAGCAAGTGCTCTCGCATATGGCATTGACAAAGAAGAAGAGGCGACCGTCCTTGTCTACGACCTTGGCGGCGGTACATTCGATGTCTCCGTGATGACCCTCGGTGACGGTGTCTTTGAGGTGCAGGCTACAGCAGGAGACAATCTCCTCGGTGGCGACGACTTCGACCAGTGCGTCATTAATTACCTCGTTGATGAGTTTAAAAAGAAGGAAGGTATCGACCTGACAAAGGATCCGATGGCCATGCAGCGTCTCCGTGATGCAGCAGAAAATGCCAAAAAGGAGCTTTCAACGGTTCAGAAGACAAATATCAACCTTCCGTATATCACCACTGATGCAGCAGGCCCGAAATTCCTTGATATCGATCTTACCCGTGCAAAGTTCGAACAGCTCATCGGAAGTCTGGTTGACAAAACGCTGGGCCCGGTCAGGCAGGCCCTTGACGATGCCGGTCTCACGGCAAACGGAATCGACCATGTCCTTCTGGTTGGTGGTTCCACCCGTGTTCCGCTGGTACAGGAAAAAGTCAAAGAGATCCTGAAAAAGGACGCAGATAAAGGGATCAATCCGGATGAATGTGTGGCACTCGGTGCTGCAATTCAGGGTGGAGTACTTACCGGTGAAGCAAAGGACATCGTTCTCCTTGATGTTACGCCACTCACACTCTCCATTGAAACCATGGGTGGAATTGCCACAAAACTCATTGAACGCAATACAACCATCCCTACACGAAAAAGCCAGATCTTTACCACTGCCGCAGATAAGCAGACCAGTGTTGAGATTCATGTGGTGCAGGGTGAACGGGCGCTTGCCAAGGACAACTTCACCCTCGGCAAATTCCAGCTGACCGGCATCCCGCCTGCACCCCGCGGCATCCCGCAGATTGAAGTGACATTCGACATCGATGCAAACGGCATCATCAATGTCTCGGCAAAAGATCTTGGAAGCGGAAACCAGCAGGCCATCACAATCTCCGGTGACCGTCACCTCTCGGATGAAGAGATTGATGAGATGGTCAACAAAGCCAAGGAGTTTGAAGAAGAAGACAAACGGAAGCGCGAAGAGATTGAAATCCGCAATAATGCTGATACTGCCATATTCTCCTCTGAAAAACTTCTGAAGGATTCTGCAGACAAGATCACCGATGATGAGAAGAAGTCGGTTGAAGACGCTGTTGAAAAGGTCAAATCTGCCCTTGAAGGTGATGACACCGAGACCATTAAGACGGAGACCGAGGCACTCACCGAAGCAGTCTATGCAGTAACCATACGCCTGTACCAGGAGGCTGCGGCTGAAGCACAGGCAAGCGGTGAAACCGGAGAACCTCAGGCATCTGCACCGAATGATGATTCAGTCGTCGATGCAGATTATGAAGTTCACGAAGATAAGAAAGAGTGA
- the dnaJ gene encoding molecular chaperone DnaJ, whose product MSGKNYYDILNVPRNADEKELKRAYRSLTKKYHPDINKDEGAEDKFKEINEAYSVLSDSQKRAQYDQMGHDTYTSASKGSYQGGGYGSGGFNADFGGFGDIFDSFFGGGARGPRGPQRGSDLLMRIQITLQDTVFGVDRDIDVMHNEPCTACDGTGSATKKTNVCPRCGGSGQERRANNTPFGQFVSMATCSQCGGSGRIPEERCKTCNGSGHSRVKRTITVNIPAGIESGMRLRMEGYGEAGDAGAPNGDLFIEVHITPNPQFTRIGDNLETTADISPAQAVIGSSITIKSIDGRKIDLKVPAGVQNNTALKIPGEGVRRRGRPGDLLVRMKIIIPKHPGSQEKELYEKILELEGNKESGHGSKGFFQDLKDKIK is encoded by the coding sequence ATGTCCGGGAAAAATTACTATGACATCCTTAATGTTCCGCGTAATGCCGATGAAAAGGAACTAAAACGTGCATACCGGAGTCTGACAAAGAAATATCACCCGGACATAAACAAGGACGAGGGCGCAGAGGATAAATTCAAAGAGATCAATGAGGCGTACAGCGTCCTCTCTGACTCCCAGAAACGGGCCCAGTATGATCAGATGGGCCACGACACCTATACCAGCGCGTCAAAAGGATCATATCAGGGCGGCGGATACGGGTCAGGTGGATTTAACGCAGACTTCGGTGGATTCGGAGATATCTTTGATTCCTTCTTCGGCGGCGGTGCACGGGGCCCCCGGGGCCCCCAGCGCGGGTCTGATCTCTTAATGCGCATCCAGATCACCCTTCAGGACACCGTCTTTGGCGTTGACAGGGACATTGATGTGATGCACAATGAACCCTGTACGGCATGTGACGGAACAGGAAGTGCAACGAAAAAGACGAATGTCTGCCCCAGGTGTGGCGGAAGCGGCCAGGAACGTCGCGCAAACAATACCCCATTCGGTCAGTTTGTCAGCATGGCAACCTGTTCACAGTGTGGCGGGTCCGGACGAATTCCTGAAGAACGCTGCAAAACATGCAATGGCAGCGGTCACTCACGGGTGAAGAGGACAATTACCGTTAATATCCCTGCGGGGATTGAGAGCGGCATGCGCCTGAGGATGGAGGGATACGGAGAAGCAGGAGATGCAGGCGCTCCGAATGGTGACCTCTTTATAGAGGTGCATATAACCCCGAATCCACAATTCACCCGTATCGGGGACAACCTTGAAACGACAGCCGACATTTCTCCTGCCCAGGCGGTGATTGGATCATCGATCACCATTAAATCAATCGACGGCAGGAAGATTGATCTGAAAGTCCCTGCAGGCGTTCAGAATAATACCGCACTCAAGATTCCGGGAGAAGGCGTTCGCCGGCGCGGCAGACCGGGAGACCTGCTTGTCAGAATGAAGATCATCATCCCGAAACACCCGGGTTCACAGGAGAAAGAACTCTATGAAAAGATTCTGGAACTGGAAGGGAATAAAGAATCAGGACATGGTTCAAAGGGATTCTTCCAGGATCTGAAGGACAAAATCAAATAA
- a CDS encoding phosphoadenosine phosphosulfate reductase family protein, whose product MRESIREPPFRKSLFWCPDCNVPLVASTCGCGKSGYEIPLTRPHDVRPVLEHDRNIITEYLNTRFGIETLPQILLLNKSGGIDRTDTIIANGVQFGRLTFDPLLREYTIELTPDALPFVISEVSKGIVDITNEIAEGANRHLGGKNIPCKSDLTDGPVIVHANGRYGTGWLRNNVVKVKSMGRPRPAVFPDPDREQVIRCNKPHLKNLERHAIRFIKIEKNRRPECNVAFSGGKDSVVVRELARKAGVTDCYYVDTGLEFPETTEFVRSLEIPLTLRGQDFQAGLRKNGIPAKDHRWCCEWLKLEPVRQWRETRGECVTVQGNRWYESFARAGLPGVAENPYYSGQLNISPIRGWRALEVFLYIWWRELPVNPLYEQGFERVGCWMCPAMLESEYEITRGLHPEKIAEWEKILAKYAKKEHISEAAMKCGWWRWKSPPPKMAELMKESGIQINTQRSIKIKNKR is encoded by the coding sequence ATGAGAGAATCTATTCGAGAACCACCATTTCGAAAAAGCCTGTTCTGGTGTCCGGACTGTAATGTCCCGCTTGTTGCATCTACCTGCGGATGCGGAAAATCAGGGTATGAGATACCCCTTACCCGGCCGCATGATGTTCGCCCTGTGCTGGAGCATGACAGAAATATCATCACAGAATACCTGAATACCAGATTCGGTATTGAAACGCTTCCTCAAATCCTTCTCCTCAATAAATCGGGGGGCATTGACCGTACGGATACCATTATTGCAAACGGGGTTCAGTTCGGCCGTTTAACATTTGATCCGCTTCTGCGGGAATATACCATAGAACTCACCCCTGATGCCCTCCCGTTTGTCATTAGCGAAGTTTCCAAAGGAATTGTTGATATCACGAATGAGATTGCAGAAGGGGCAAACCGCCATCTGGGTGGCAAAAATATTCCCTGCAAATCCGATCTCACAGACGGACCGGTTATCGTTCACGCAAACGGGCGATACGGAACCGGATGGCTGCGGAACAATGTGGTGAAAGTAAAAAGTATGGGGAGACCCCGCCCTGCAGTATTTCCGGACCCGGACCGTGAACAGGTGATACGCTGCAACAAACCCCATCTCAAAAATCTGGAACGCCATGCCATACGGTTTATCAAAATAGAGAAAAACCGGCGTCCGGAGTGCAATGTTGCATTCTCCGGTGGTAAAGACAGTGTTGTTGTTCGTGAACTCGCGCGGAAGGCAGGTGTCACCGACTGCTACTATGTCGATACCGGACTGGAATTTCCGGAAACAACCGAATTTGTCCGGTCACTTGAAATTCCATTGACACTCCGGGGTCAGGATTTCCAGGCGGGACTTCGCAAAAATGGTATTCCTGCAAAGGATCACCGGTGGTGCTGTGAATGGCTGAAACTTGAACCCGTCCGTCAATGGAGAGAAACCAGAGGGGAGTGTGTCACCGTTCAGGGCAATCGCTGGTATGAATCATTTGCACGGGCGGGACTTCCCGGCGTGGCTGAGAACCCCTATTATTCCGGACAGCTGAACATATCCCCTATCCGGGGATGGCGGGCGCTTGAAGTATTCCTGTATATATGGTGGAGAGAGCTTCCGGTAAATCCATTATACGAACAGGGATTCGAGCGCGTCGGGTGCTGGATGTGCCCTGCCATGCTCGAATCAGAATATGAAATAACACGGGGACTTCACCCGGAAAAGATAGCAGAATGGGAGAAAATTCTTGCAAAATATGCCAAAAAAGAGCATATTTCAGAAGCAGCGATGAAATGTGGATGGTGGCGCTGGAAGAGCCCGCCGCCAAAAATGGCAGAGCTCATGAAAGAGAGTGGCATTCAAATAAACACCCAAAGATCAATAAAAATAAAAAATAAGCGATAA
- a CDS encoding nucleotide exchange factor GrpE — protein MTDNPDLKKDETSAPSDGTSSSDMAENDQTELTDAERLVELYRECDEQNKRYLRLAADFENYKKRVGRESEERSNRAVEQLAREVLVIADNIERALVSDESTLREGVEQIHKLLESVLDHHEITRIECLNLPFNPETQEAVAYVPSDCTEGTVIDEIEPGYCRKGKVIRCARVAVSQGNTTEE, from the coding sequence ATGACTGATAATCCGGACCTGAAAAAAGATGAAACATCTGCACCTTCGGATGGCACCTCGTCCTCTGATATGGCAGAAAATGACCAGACCGAACTTACAGACGCTGAACGACTGGTTGAACTCTACAGAGAGTGTGATGAGCAAAACAAACGATATCTGCGGCTTGCTGCTGATTTCGAGAACTACAAAAAGCGTGTCGGACGGGAATCAGAAGAACGCTCAAACCGTGCTGTGGAGCAACTGGCCCGTGAAGTGCTGGTTATTGCCGACAACATTGAACGGGCACTCGTATCGGATGAAAGTACCCTCCGTGAAGGTGTCGAACAGATTCATAAACTGCTTGAATCAGTGCTGGATCACCATGAAATTACCAGGATCGAATGTCTGAACCTTCCATTTAACCCGGAAACACAGGAAGCGGTGGCGTATGTGCCTTCGGACTGTACTGAAGGAACAGTCATTGACGAAATTGAACCGGGATATTGCAGAAAAGGAAAAGTAATTCGCTGCGCGAGAGTCGCAGTGTCACAGGGAAACACAACAGAGGAATAG